One segment of Bradyrhizobium sp. WD16 DNA contains the following:
- a CDS encoding formyltransferase family protein, which produces MRITLVGSRHFGVTVLNMLRQHDQDVVRVVVHEGGDRLVAAAKAAGIEVVVQADRKTVTAAEIAPGTDLIVTAHSHARVTREALAASRLGGVGYHPSLLPRHRGLAAVEWTIREGDPIAGGTIYQLADRMDAGAIVVQDWCFVKKGETARELWERALAPLGVRLLAEAVEIARRTGSLPSRPQDETFATLAPAISD; this is translated from the coding sequence GATTACCCTGGTCGGGTCGCGGCACTTCGGCGTGACCGTGTTGAACATGTTGCGCCAGCACGACCAGGACGTCGTCCGGGTGGTGGTGCACGAGGGCGGCGACCGCCTGGTGGCGGCGGCGAAGGCCGCCGGCATCGAGGTCGTGGTCCAGGCCGACCGCAAGACGGTCACCGCCGCGGAAATCGCGCCCGGCACCGATCTGATCGTCACTGCCCATAGCCACGCCCGGGTCACCCGCGAGGCCCTGGCGGCGTCGCGGCTCGGCGGCGTCGGCTATCATCCCTCGCTGCTGCCGCGCCATCGCGGCCTCGCGGCGGTGGAGTGGACGATCCGCGAAGGCGATCCGATCGCCGGCGGCACCATCTATCAACTCGCCGACCGGATGGATGCCGGCGCCATCGTCGTCCAGGACTGGTGCTTCGTGAAGAAGGGCGAGACCGCCCGCGAGTTGTGGGAGCGCGCGCTGGCGCCGCTCGGCGTGCGGCTGCTCGCCGAGGCCGTCGAGATCGCCCGCCGGACCGGCTCGCTGCCGTCCAGGCCGCAGGACGAAACCTTCGCCACGCTGGCGCCGGCCATCAGCGACTGA